Part of the Methylovirgula sp. 4M-Z18 genome is shown below.
CATTGGCGCAACAGACGGTGGCGACGGTCGCCGAAATTGCGGAAGTGACACAGAGTTCGCCCGCGACCGCCCGGCGCGACGTTGCCAAACTGGCCGAGCAAGGCCTGCTGCGCCGGGTGCATGGCGGCGCCGAGGCGATCGCCAATGACGAGCCACCGGCGCTTGCGGCGCGGGCGTTCGATGTCAGCTACGCGATGAATCTCGACAAGAAGCGCGCCATTGCCGCCGCCGCCGCCGCCATGTGTTCCGACGGCGATTCCATCATCATCAACGGCGGCACGACGACCTACGAAATGGTGGAGTTTCTGGCCGAGAAGCGGATGCAGATCATCACCAATTCCTTCTCGCTCGCCGATATGCTGATGCGCACCAGCCGCAACCGCATTCTGATTCCGGGCGGCCAGATTTACCGCGAGCAGAACATCATCTTGAGCCCCTACGAGGACGACCTTTTGCGCCACCATTACGCGTCGCTCATGTTCATGAGCGCGCATGGCGTCTCGCCGATCGGGGTGATGGAGAACGATCCGCTTCTGATCCGCGCCGAGCAGCGCATGCTCGAGCGTGCCGAGCGTCTCGTCGTCCTCGCTGACAGTTCGAAGTTCAACAGCCGGGGCGGCCTCATTCTATGTCCGCTGCAGCGCATCCATACATTGATCACCGACGATGACATCGATCAACGCACCGTCGAGGCGCTACGCGCGGCCGGGGTGCAGGTCAACATCGTTCCGGTTTCGGCCCAGTCGTCATCCGCGGCATAGGCAAGAGGGCCGAGCGTCTGAAATCGACGCTCGACAAGACGCTGGCGCAGACGGC
Proteins encoded:
- a CDS encoding DeoR/GlpR family DNA-binding transcription regulator — encoded protein: MHERQRWQVILKTLAQQTVATVAEIAEVTQSSPATARRDVAKLAEQGLLRRVHGGAEAIANDEPPALAARAFDVSYAMNLDKKRAIAAAAAAMCSDGDSIIINGGTTTYEMVEFLAEKRMQIITNSFSLADMLMRTSRNRILIPGGQIYREQNIILSPYEDDLLRHHYASLMFMSAHGVSPIGVMENDPLLIRAEQRMLERAERLVVLADSSKFNSRGGLILCPLQRIHTLITDDDIDQRTVEALRAAGVQVNIVPVSAQSSSAA